From a region of the Gemmatimonas aurantiaca genome:
- a CDS encoding enoyl-CoA hydratase-related protein, whose product MTDPTQGYPHLHVTTTEAGVRTITLDRPERLNAVNPALAGSLPRAMRDAARDDEVRVVVITGAGRGFCAGLDLSEPAGLGTTRGEKLDPYYWVGRWVQSITQCDKPVIAAINGAAAGAGFGLALACDIRLLAAGAICTAGYARRGLSPDAGVTWFLPRLIGQARAMDIVLTGRDIAADEAGRIGLVSAVLPDMEFQEQVARYAAMLAGGPPIALALSKRLLLASASATLDAQLREELVHIKQCFASADVKEAMQAFREKRAPVFRGA is encoded by the coding sequence ATGACCGACCCGACACAGGGGTATCCCCATCTGCACGTGACTACCACGGAAGCGGGTGTCCGCACGATCACGCTCGATCGACCCGAGCGACTCAATGCGGTCAATCCCGCGCTGGCCGGATCGCTGCCACGCGCCATGCGCGATGCGGCGCGGGATGACGAGGTCCGTGTCGTGGTGATCACCGGCGCCGGTCGTGGCTTCTGCGCGGGACTCGATCTGTCCGAGCCCGCAGGTCTGGGTACGACGCGTGGTGAGAAACTCGATCCCTATTACTGGGTCGGTCGCTGGGTGCAGAGCATCACGCAGTGCGACAAGCCGGTGATCGCGGCCATCAACGGCGCGGCGGCCGGCGCCGGGTTCGGATTGGCGTTGGCCTGTGACATCCGTCTGCTGGCGGCGGGAGCGATCTGCACGGCCGGTTATGCGAGACGTGGCTTGTCACCCGATGCCGGCGTGACCTGGTTTCTGCCGCGTCTGATCGGCCAGGCGCGCGCCATGGACATCGTGCTCACCGGTCGCGACATCGCGGCCGATGAAGCCGGGCGCATCGGGCTCGTATCCGCCGTGCTCCCGGACATGGAATTCCAGGAGCAGGTTGCGCGGTATGCCGCCATGCTGGCCGGCGGTCCCCCCATCGCGCTGGCCCTCTCGAAGCGACTGCTGCTGGCCAGTGCCAGCGCGACGCTGGATGCACAACTGCGCGAAGAACTCGTCCACATCAAGCAGTGTTTCGCCAGCGCCGATGTGAAGGAGGCGATGCAGGCGTTCCGGGAAAAACGCGCGCCCGTTTTTCGTGGGGCGTGA
- a CDS encoding 2'-5' RNA ligase family protein yields the protein MAAAFGIFVLTELTGEAGAVVREIQQRFDPKLARLTPPHITVVGSSGLGPIPTDTPVDRIREALRPIAASTPPMSLTFEPPHRFMQTDIVSLPLDPHGPLRALHERIGRSGLPFKAARFRFTPHCTLSFYPTLTPARERELLALRVTAPAIIDRLQVYLTRDPQPSRLLFDIALTG from the coding sequence ATGGCCGCAGCTTTTGGGATCTTTGTGCTCACCGAACTGACCGGTGAGGCGGGCGCTGTCGTGCGGGAGATCCAGCAGCGGTTCGATCCGAAGTTGGCACGGCTCACGCCGCCGCACATCACCGTGGTGGGATCGTCGGGCCTGGGCCCCATTCCCACCGATACGCCGGTGGATCGCATTCGGGAGGCGCTGCGGCCCATCGCCGCCTCCACGCCGCCGATGTCGCTGACATTCGAGCCGCCGCATCGCTTCATGCAGACCGACATCGTGTCGTTGCCGCTCGATCCGCATGGTCCGTTGCGCGCGCTGCACGAACGCATCGGTCGGAGCGGATTGCCCTTCAAGGCGGCACGATTCCGCTTCACACCGCACTGCACGCTGAGTTTCTATCCCACGCTCACGCCCGCACGTGAGCGCGAACTCCTCGCGTTGCGGGTCACCGCACCGGCCATCATCGACCGGCTGCAGGTCTATCTCACCCGCGATCCACAACCCAGCCGCCTGCTCTTCGACATCGCCCTCACCGGTTGA
- a CDS encoding DUF2007 domain-containing protein: protein MGEAMVIIREYVNEMEALVARSVLEAHEIPAVVLRDDAGGMLPAMHLLYPVRLAVRAADSVQALRILDAPFETDPSDDPMDDDDISRGL from the coding sequence ATGGGAGAAGCCATGGTGATCATCCGCGAATACGTGAACGAGATGGAAGCGCTCGTTGCCCGCAGTGTGCTCGAAGCACATGAAATCCCTGCCGTCGTGTTGCGTGACGATGCCGGCGGCATGCTTCCGGCCATGCATCTGCTGTATCCGGTGCGTCTCGCGGTGCGCGCGGCGGACAGCGTGCAGGCGCTGCGCATTCTCGATGCGCCGTTCGAAACCGACCCGTCGGACGATCCGATGGACGACGACGACATATCGCGCGGGCTCTGA